The Vibrio coralliilyticus genome segment GGCAGGTCTATGCTTAATGTGGATGCTCAATAAAATTATTACAAAAACATTCTTAAGAGGCTCTTATGACACAGCTCGCTAATGTCGAAATGATTCCACAAGACAAGGTCAATGCGGGAATGCCAGTTCTCCATGAACCGAAAAGAGTCATCTCGCCATTTGAATTTTTACCAGCTTGGTTCGTTTATGCCCCTGTGGTTGTCCAAAGTGCAGCATTAAGCCTGTATCACAGAGATTGGGCACTGCCGCTGATTGCTAACCCTGCGATCAAACTTAGCGGTATGGTTGGAGAATCCAAACACGACATTTTCAGCGCGGCTGGAGATATTACGCGCCAGTGGATTTTGCCTTTCATTACGTTGGAGAAATCTGACACCAACGAAGCGCAATTGTTTACACAAGCAAAAGAACAACTCAAACAGCAAGGAATTACTTACCCTCTTGTGGCAAAGCCTGATTTGGGTTGCCGAGGGGTTGGGGTCAAGTTGGTGAATGGCGACCAACAACTCAAAGACTATATCGCTCAGTTCCCTTCTCAAGGACGTTTTCTGTTGCAAGTTCGCTCGGACTACAGTGCTGAAGCAGGCATATTCTATGTCAGACAACCGGGAGAGGAGCGAGGCAAGGTTATTTCCATCACTCTTAAATATTCCCCACGTGTAACGGGTGATGGACGTTCTTCACTCAAGCAACTGATTGAGCACTGCCCACGTGCAGGCAAACTTCAGCATTTGTATTTGCCTCGTCATAGCGAACATCTCGATGTAGTTATTCCGAAAGGGGACGAGTTTCAGTTGGCATTTGCGGGTAGCCATTCACGTGGTTGTATCTTCCGCGATGGCAATCAATTTATCACAGAGGCTCTCGAGCAAAAGCTGGACGAAGTTCTCGGTGATTTTGATGGCTTTAACTACGGTCGCCTGGATGTGAAATTTAAAGATATCAATGCGCTAATGCGTGGTGAAGCGTTCGATATTCTCGAAATCAATGGTGCAAGTAGTGAAGCCGCGCATATCTGGGACAGCGACACATCACTGTCGCATATCTTCAGTACGCTGCTTAAGCAGTACCGTTTGCTTTATCAAATTGGTTCCAAACACAAACAGCAAGGCCATCAGACGCCTTCTCTGGGTGCGCTACTACGGGCGTGGCGGGAAGAAAAATTGCTGACTCAGCTTTATCCCATGACCGATTAATAGCTCTGCGCAGGAAAAATGTTTATGAAGAATACTTCGACGCTTTCAGCCATGCTTGCTAAATCTCAGACTTCTCAGGCCGTTGTCGGCTGTATTGAGACGCTCAATCAGGGCTACGAGTTTTTAGAAACGCTGCAACCGGAAGATTATACCTATATCGCCCAGCCTCATGTGAGCAGCTCGATTGGTGAGCACTACCGTCATTGGCTAGACCTATTTCATGCAATTCGTTTGGACCGTGACAAGATTGATTACAACGTTCGTCGCCGTGGTCACAACGTCGAGCGAGATATTAATGTCGCTAAGCAGGAGATAGCTGAGCTGATTGAGTGGCTGTTTGGTTTACCAGCCAATGAACTGAATCAACCTGTTCAGGTTGAAACAGAAGTGATGCTCTCTCAAACGCACGTTGAAGAAGTGACTTCGACCTTTGTCCGCGAAATTACTTTCGCCGCGCTCCACGCTACTCATCACTTTGCGATGGCGAAAGTCGTGGCATCGTTAAGAGGCGTAGCATCAGACAGCCATTTTGGCGTCGCACCAACGACGGCAACTTACCAAAGGGCGCAGTAATCTATGTGTACATTATCTTGGGTTTATCATGGCAATAACCACTACGAGGTTTATTTCAATCGCGACGAGCAGCGTTCTCGCCTGCCAGCACTTGAGCCACAAAGTCTGGTCATTGATGGTGTGCACTGTGTGATGCCGATTGACCCTGTGGGTGGAGGCAGTTGGATATCCGCCAATGAACACGGTGTTACTGTGTGCTTGCTTAACTTCTACCAAGGGAAAACACCGAAAGGTCCGCTGACCAGCCGGGGCATGATCATTAAGCGTCTCGCAAGCAGTTGTTCCAGTCAGACTGTCGATGCTCGATTGTTGGAAATGGGACTGACACATTTTGCACCTTTTACAGTGGTTTCTTTCGATACACGCAGAACGGCGAATGAAACCGTGCTGTGGATATGGGATGGAGAGCAGCTTACGCGTTCACACGCGTTTGCGCCGATAGTCTCGGCGGCTTTGCACTACGAAGAAGCCAGAAAATATCGACTAAGTCTGTTTAACGAGTTGGTGTTGACGACGCCAGATGACGAGATAGGTCAACGCTTTCATCAGACGTTTGATGACAGCTATCCGCACCTTTCTCCTCTTATGGAAAGAAATGACGCTCGCACTGTAAGTTTTACCTCAGTTGTCGTGTCTTCTACTAAACAAGAGATGAATTACCAATCAATCGACAATCACCGCAATGTTGATTTTCGAACGACACAAAGTTGTTTGAAGGCCGACGTTGTAGAACAAGGAGTCTTCAAATGAAGAAGTTATTTGCCCTTTTAATCATGTTAGTCAGTTTCCCATCTTGGTCAGCAGATAAAATTTACACCGGAATATTCAGCAGCAAAGCAGTGAGCGGTTATGACACGGTTGCCTATTTTACCGAAGGTAAACCTGTTAAAGGAGACAGCAAGTGGCAAGTCGAATATGAGGGCGCTGACTGGTATTTCTCTTCTCAGGAAAATTTAGACAAATTTAAAGCAGACCCTGAGGCTTACGCTCCTCAATATGGCGGTTACTGCGCGTGGGCGATTTCAGCTAAAAACGATTTTGCGTCAGCGGATCCAAAACAATGGGCGATCGTCGACGGTAAGCTTTACCTGAACTATGACGCAGAAGTGAAAAGCTGGTGGGATGACGACCGTGCTGGTCACATCAAGCAAGCTGATATCAATTGGCCAACTTTAGTTAACTAACAAGGATTTCCCTCTATGAAATTTTCTCCGATTAAGCATATTCCTTCAGCGTTTATTGCCTTTGTTTTTATTCAATCGTTGTTCTTCAAGTTCTCAGGCTCTTATGAGACGGACCATATCTTTGGCACGCTAGGGGAATGGTCAGGGATTGAATGGTTTGGTGTTTACGGTGGTTACTTAATTGGTTTTTCCGAGCTGATTGCCTCAATCCTGCTGTTTACTCGCTTACACGGTGTTGGTGCGGCAATGAGTGCAGGCATTATGACAGGTGCGATTTTCTTCCACCTATTCACTCCACTAGGCATTGTTATGCCCGAGTTCAACGCTATGGGTGAGATTGTTGGTGACGACGGTGGTTTGCTATTCGGTATGGCATGTATTGTTTGGTCGTGCGGTGTATTCCTCTTCATCCGTGATGTGAAAACGGAAGGAACGTTTACCAACAACCTGCTAGCAAAAGGAGCTTAATATGTTGGATAGTCCTTTCAGATTGCCGCGAAAAACGCCGTTTGGTATTGGTGAGTCAATGGTGGAGTGGGCAACGGGTTTATCAACGCTCGACGCCCTCTACAAGCAAGACATCTTGCCGGAAGACAGCTTTGAGTTTATGCAAGAAGCGCTCAACCGAATTGGCACCCAGTATGAAGTCGACCATGGCAGTCTGGAAAATATCCCCGCCGAAGGTTCGGTACTGATTGTTGCTAATCATCCGTTTGGTGGCATTGAAGGGATAATTCTCGCGTCTCTGATTTCTAAGGCGCGAAAGGACGTAAAAGTGCTGGCGAATGAACTGCTAAAACGCATTCCTGAACTGGATGACCTGTTCATTGGAGTGAACGTATTTGGTGGAGAACAAGCCAGACAGACCAACAGAAAAGCGATCAAAGAAGCCAATCAGCACCTCAAAGAGGGTGGGGTGTTGATTATCTTCCCAGCTGGCGAAGTCTCTGCTTGGCAGGCGAATGAAAATAAAATCACCGATAAAGCTTGGAGTAAGTCCGTCGCCAAGTTTGTTAAGCATGCCGAAGCGACAACGGTGCCGGTTTTTATCAATGGCATGAACAGCAAGCTCTTCTATCAAGCGGGACGAATCCACCCTTTGCTAAGAACGGCGCTACTTGGACGTGAACTACTCAACAAATCAGGGCAGACGATATCCGTCTCCATCGGCAATGCTATCCCATTCTCAGAAATCAAAGGTTTTGAGGATGAAGAAGACATTACCCAGTACTTCCGCCTGAACACGTATTTAATGGGCAGTATGGGAAAGCCACAGACGTCTGCACTACAGACGGATGATGCCGAGCCAATCATTGCCCCTGTTGGTGTTGCCACATTGGAGAATGAGTTGTCGCAGATTGAACAATACAAGCTCCTCGAACAAGATGACTTTGATGTTTACTGCGCTCCAACGGATGTGATTCCACACGTGATGGAGGAGATTGGCCGTGTGCGTGAAGAGAGCTTCCGTGAAGTCGGTGAAGGCAGCGGTTTATCGTGCGATATCGACAGATTTGACCCGCACTACCATCAGTTGTTTGTCTGGAACCGTGCAAACCAAGATTTAGTGGGTGCTTATCGCTTAGGTCTTGTGGATGAACTGATCGCTAAAGGTGGGATAGAGCAGCTGTATTCCACCAGCCTGTTCAACTATGACGAAGCGTTTGTTGATACGTTAGGCCAGTCGATTGAGCTTGGGCGCTCTGTGGTGTCGAAACAATACCAACGCAATATGCACTCCTTACTCCTGTTATGGAAAGGCATCGCCAAGTTTGTTGAGCGCCATCCGAAATACACACATTTATTTGGTCCGGTCAGTATCAGCAATGATTACAGCCCAGTCGCGAGACAGCTGATTGCATCGGTAATGTCTGTCCATTATTACGATGAAGAGAAAGCAAAGCTTGTATCGCCAACCACACCACTAGAAAAAAGTGGTCAGGAATTCTGGCGTCCGGATATGTTGAGTTCATTGGCTGATTTACCGTTGCTCTCTAAAGTGCTGAGTCGCCTTGAGCAAGGCATGGGGTTACCTGTGTTGTTGAGACAATACCTCGGAATGAACGGTAAGCTGGTTTGCTTTAATGTTGACCCTGCCTTTAACTTTGCGCTGGATGGCTTGATTGTCGTCGACCTGACTTCGGTACCAGTCAGAACATTAGGTAAATATATGGGGCGGGAGGCCGCTGCTGCATACCAGAAGACTCATTCTTCGCCAGTAAGTAACAAGCCATCAGATTAAAGCCTCCGATAGGGGGAATGGAAACAATGAGAGTAAAGACATGAAGATCTGGATTGGATTGTGGTTAGCGCTGATATCTATCGATGTGGCAGCAGAACAACAGAGTGAAAAGGATAGTGCTTTTATTGACGTTAATGTGACGCTGGAGTTGGAAGGGATAGAGAAGTCCATCGATCAAACTCGTGCATCATTGGATAATATTGCTGGCGCTCTCGATGGTATTGCGCACAGTGATAATCTGACTGAACAACAAAAGCAGACGTTGAGTGAGACTATTTCCAACCTCAATCAGCTGGTCTCCATCTCCAGAGAGTCTGTTGCTAACTTCCCTGCCGCCATTCAGCACTCGCAACAAGTGGTGAGTGAAAAGAGTCAGCGATTTTTCGACGATTTGCAGTTGAAGATCGTGTTGATCGTCGCTTTAGTTGGTGTCATCTTGATCGCTATCATTGGTGCCGTGTACTGGTTATTGCTAAGACCACTTCAGAATACGGTATTCAGTGCAACACACAATGTGTCTCAGATGGCCAAAGCCCTTAAGGTGACCGCAGAGGCAGTTGAACGCTGCTCCAAGAGGCAAGAAGAAATCACGCAGCAACTCGCAGAACTATCGGAGAAAGAAAAAGCCCAAGAACGACGGTGACGGGCTTTAAATTGATGCGCTTTAAAGCAGCTTGTCCTTAATGACCTGAAGGACGCCATTCTCTCGATTACTTGGTGCGCGGAATCGAGCGGTCTGCTTGATGGTGTCGTGAGCATTCTCCATTGCGTAGGAGTGGTAGCTCTCTTTGAGCATTTCTAAGTCATTTAGGTAGTCGCCAAAGCTCATGGTTTGCTCATGACTAAAGCCAAGCGTTTGTTGGAGATGTTTAATAGCTGCGCCTTTTGAAGCCTCTGCATTCATCACATCCAGCCAGATCTTAGCACTCACCACCACTTGATGACTGTCGCCAAAGTGCTCGTTCATGATCGGGAATACGAGCTGTTCGGTTCCATCGAAGTGGCAAATGGCGATTTTAATGAACTCTTCTTCAACGCTGAGTAGATCTTCAACATACTCGCAGCGGTGGTAATACTTGGCAAACTCTTCCAACGCTCGAGGATCTTGCGTTTCGATGTAAGCTGAGTTTTTACCGCAAAGCACAATGTGTGTTCCACTAATTGCTCGTGCCTGCTGAATGATGGCTTCAATGGCACTGCCATCAATCGTGCAGCTGTAAAGCTCTTTGCCTTGGTGCATGACCAGCGTGCCGTTTTCAGCGACAAACATCATACGATCTTTAACTGGAGAGAAAGTTTCCATGAGACTGTAATACTGACGCCCCGATGCCGCCGCAAAAATGATCTGTTTCTGTTCAAGCTGTTCGTATAGTTCGAAGAATTCAGGGTTTAGCTGACTGTTTTCATCCAGCAGAGTGCCGTCCATATCGGCAGCGATGAATTTGATATCTGAAAGCGACATGTTGTGTTTACCTAAAAATGCAGAAAGCGAAAGGCTCGAAAAGTGTTCAAGCGAATATCAGGTAAAGTACAGGAAACTGTGATGATCTCAAGCAGAAATGCAGAGCAGAAGTCAGTCAGATTGTGGCCTGAGGTAGTCAGGCCACACCGTTGGAGAGTATTGACGCTGTGAAATGAAGAGAAGTCGCACGCTTACCTTTGTGATAGAGTTGACATGAGTGGGGCTACGTATCATTTGAGTCAATGTATTGGTTGCTTATGTATTTAATAAGTCGTTACACAACCCGACATTTTAACGCTTTACATCTTGCGCTAAGCAATGAACACTTCCCCCAAAGTAAATAACAGCGACATAATAGAGTTAGTAGGAAATTATGAGCAACACGACGACGAAAAAGTCGAATCCATTATTTGAGATCCTTTTTAACGTATTCATCCCTTCATTCATATTGATGAAGTTTAGTGGTGAAGAGCACCTAGGCACGGCAATGGCGCTTGTGGTCGCTTTGCTTTTCCCTATCGGTTACGGCGGTATGGACCTTATCCGTAATAAGAAGTTCAACTTCATTTCCGCACTTGGTTTTGTCAGTGTGTTACTGACAGGCGGTATCGGTCTGTTGGAGCTTGATACGCGTTGGTTGGCTCTAA includes the following:
- a CDS encoding D-alanine--D-alanine ligase, with the protein product MTQLANVEMIPQDKVNAGMPVLHEPKRVISPFEFLPAWFVYAPVVVQSAALSLYHRDWALPLIANPAIKLSGMVGESKHDIFSAAGDITRQWILPFITLEKSDTNEAQLFTQAKEQLKQQGITYPLVAKPDLGCRGVGVKLVNGDQQLKDYIAQFPSQGRFLLQVRSDYSAEAGIFYVRQPGEERGKVISITLKYSPRVTGDGRSSLKQLIEHCPRAGKLQHLYLPRHSEHLDVVIPKGDEFQLAFAGSHSRGCIFRDGNQFITEALEQKLDEVLGDFDGFNYGRLDVKFKDINALMRGEAFDILEINGASSEAAHIWDSDTSLSHIFSTLLKQYRLLYQIGSKHKQQGHQTPSLGALLRAWREEKLLTQLYPMTD
- a CDS encoding NRDE family protein; translation: MCTLSWVYHGNNHYEVYFNRDEQRSRLPALEPQSLVIDGVHCVMPIDPVGGGSWISANEHGVTVCLLNFYQGKTPKGPLTSRGMIIKRLASSCSSQTVDARLLEMGLTHFAPFTVVSFDTRRTANETVLWIWDGEQLTRSHAFAPIVSAALHYEEARKYRLSLFNELVLTTPDDEIGQRFHQTFDDSYPHLSPLMERNDARTVSFTSVVVSSTKQEMNYQSIDNHRNVDFRTTQSCLKADVVEQGVFK
- a CDS encoding YHS domain-containing (seleno)protein — its product is MKKLFALLIMLVSFPSWSADKIYTGIFSSKAVSGYDTVAYFTEGKPVKGDSKWQVEYEGADWYFSSQENLDKFKADPEAYAPQYGGYCAWAISAKNDFASADPKQWAIVDGKLYLNYDAEVKSWWDDDRAGHIKQADINWPTLVN
- a CDS encoding lysophospholipid acyltransferase family protein, with protein sequence MLDSPFRLPRKTPFGIGESMVEWATGLSTLDALYKQDILPEDSFEFMQEALNRIGTQYEVDHGSLENIPAEGSVLIVANHPFGGIEGIILASLISKARKDVKVLANELLKRIPELDDLFIGVNVFGGEQARQTNRKAIKEANQHLKEGGVLIIFPAGEVSAWQANENKITDKAWSKSVAKFVKHAEATTVPVFINGMNSKLFYQAGRIHPLLRTALLGRELLNKSGQTISVSIGNAIPFSEIKGFEDEEDITQYFRLNTYLMGSMGKPQTSALQTDDAEPIIAPVGVATLENELSQIEQYKLLEQDDFDVYCAPTDVIPHVMEEIGRVREESFREVGEGSGLSCDIDRFDPHYHQLFVWNRANQDLVGAYRLGLVDELIAKGGIEQLYSTSLFNYDEAFVDTLGQSIELGRSVVSKQYQRNMHSLLLLWKGIAKFVERHPKYTHLFGPVSISNDYSPVARQLIASVMSVHYYDEEKAKLVSPTTPLEKSGQEFWRPDMLSSLADLPLLSKVLSRLEQGMGLPVLLRQYLGMNGKLVCFNVDPAFNFALDGLIVVDLTSVPVRTLGKYMGREAAAAYQKTHSSPVSNKPSD
- a CDS encoding Cof-type HAD-IIB family hydrolase, translating into MSLSDIKFIAADMDGTLLDENSQLNPEFFELYEQLEQKQIIFAAASGRQYYSLMETFSPVKDRMMFVAENGTLVMHQGKELYSCTIDGSAIEAIIQQARAISGTHIVLCGKNSAYIETQDPRALEEFAKYYHRCEYVEDLLSVEEEFIKIAICHFDGTEQLVFPIMNEHFGDSHQVVVSAKIWLDVMNAEASKGAAIKHLQQTLGFSHEQTMSFGDYLNDLEMLKESYHSYAMENAHDTIKQTARFRAPSNRENGVLQVIKDKLL